The Hoplias malabaricus isolate fHopMal1 chromosome 9, fHopMal1.hap1, whole genome shotgun sequence genome contains a region encoding:
- the abi1b gene encoding abl interactor 1b isoform X1, with translation MAELQMLLEEEIPAGKRALLESYQNLSRVAEYCENNYVQAQDKKKALEETKAYTTQSLASVAYQINALANNVLQLLDIQASQLRRMESSINHISQTVDIHKEKVARREIGILTTNKNTSRTHKIIAPGNMERPVRYIRKPIDYTLLDDVGHGVKWLKAKQGNSQPARAAGGTLSRTNPPTQKPPSPPMAGRGTLGRNTPYKTLEPVKPPVVPNDYMTSPARLSGQNSPGRTASLNQRPRTHSGSSGGSGGRENSGNSMGIPLAVPTPSPPSMAPAVPPGPGLGPVPMSQFGTISRQISRHNSSTTSSSASMVSATGTYRRAPSSSAQFSVSQPHVNGGPTFPQNTAAVPVAQPPPPMVQLTPQIPLTGFVARVQENISDSPSPPPPPLPEDTPMFEEAAPPPPPPPVDYEEEDAALVHYNDPYADGDPHWAPKSYIEKVVAIYDYTKDKDDELSFMEGAIIYIIKKNDDGWFEGVCNGVTGLFPGNYVESIMHYAD, from the exons ATGGCAGAGCTGCAGATGCTGCTGGAGGAGGAGATCCCGGCGGGGAAGAGAGCGCTTCTTGAGAGCTATCAGAATCTGTCCAGGGTCGCGGAGTACTGCGAGAATAATTATgtacag gctcaGGATAAGAAGAAAGCCCTGGAGGAGACCAAAGCCTACACCACTCAGTCCCTGGCCAGTGTGGCGTACCAGATCAATGCCTTAGCCAACAACGTCCTGCAGCTGCTGGACATCCAGGCATCACAGCTGCGCCGAATGGAGTCCTCCATCAATCACATCTCTCAG ACCGTGGACATCCATAAAGAGAAGGTAGCAAGACGAGAGATCGGGATATTGACCACCAACAAGAACACGTCCAGGACTCACAAGATCATCGCCCCCGGCAACATGGAGCGTCCAGTGCGCTACATCCGGAAGCCCATAGACTACACCCTGCTGGATGACGTGGGCCACGGTGTTAAA TGGCTAAAAGCAAAG CAAGGTAACAGCCAGCCGGCCAGGGCTGCAGGGGGCACTTTATCGAGAACCAATCCACCAACACAGAAACCACCAAGCCCCCCCATGGCTGGGAGGGGCACTCTGGG GAGGAACACACCGTATAAGACACTGGAGCCGGTCAAACCTCCCGTGGTGCCGAACGACTACATGACTAGTCCAGCTCGACTCAGCGGTCAGAACAGCCCTGGGCGCACAGCCTCGCTCAATCAGAGACCCAGGACACACAG TGGGAGCAGTGGGGGCAGTGGAGGGCGAGAGAACAGCGGGAACAGCATGGGCATCCCTTTGGCAGTCCCAACACCCTCCCCTCCCAGCATGGCACCAG CGGTTCCCCCAGGTCCAGGTCTAGGTCCGGTCCCGATGTCCCAGTTCGGCACCATCTCGCGGCAGATCTCGAGGCAcaactcctccaccacctcctcctctgctTCCATGGTGTCGGCCACAGGGACGTATCGCCGGGCCCCCTCCAGCTCCGCCCAGTTCTCTGTGTCCCAGCCACATGTCAATGGGGGTCCCACATTCCCCCAGAACACAG CAGCAGTGCCTGTGGCCCAGCCTCCTCCCCCCATGGTGCAGCTAACCCCCCAGATTCCTCTCACTGGCTTTGTGGCCAGGGTTCAGGAGAACA TATCAGACagcccctcccctcccccaccaccactCCCTGAGGACACGCCCATGTTTGAGGAAGCAGCTCCGccccctcccccacctcctGTGGACTATGAAGAAGAGGACGCAGCTCTGGTGCACTATAATGACCCTTATGCTGATGGAGATCCTCACTGGGCCCCCAAGTCCTACATAGAGAAGG tGGTGGCTATCTATGACTACACCAAGGACAAAGACGACGAGCTTTCGTTCATGGAGGGAGCCATCATCTACATCATCAAGAAAAATGATGACGGCTGGTTTGAGGGCGTGTGCAATGGTGTCACTGGCCTTTTCCCCGGAAACTATGTGGAGTCCATCATGCACTACGCAGATTAA
- the abi1b gene encoding abl interactor 1b isoform X2 → MAELQMLLEEEIPAGKRALLESYQNLSRVAEYCENNYVQAQDKKKALEETKAYTTQSLASVAYQINALANNVLQLLDIQASQLRRMESSINHISQTVDIHKEKVARREIGILTTNKNTSRTHKIIAPGNMERPVRYIRKPIDYTLLDDVGHGVKWLKAKQGNSQPARAAGGTLSRTNPPTQKPPSPPMAGRGTLGRNTPYKTLEPVKPPVVPNDYMTSPARLSGQNSPGRTASLNQRPRTHSGSSGGSGGRENSGNSMGIPLAVPTPSPPSMAPAVPPGPGLGPVPMSQFGTISRQISRHNSSTTSSSASMVSATGTYRRAPSSSAQFSVSQPHVNGGPTFPQNTAVPVAQPPPPMVQLTPQIPLTGFVARVQENISDSPSPPPPPLPEDTPMFEEAAPPPPPPPVDYEEEDAALVHYNDPYADGDPHWAPKSYIEKVVAIYDYTKDKDDELSFMEGAIIYIIKKNDDGWFEGVCNGVTGLFPGNYVESIMHYAD, encoded by the exons ATGGCAGAGCTGCAGATGCTGCTGGAGGAGGAGATCCCGGCGGGGAAGAGAGCGCTTCTTGAGAGCTATCAGAATCTGTCCAGGGTCGCGGAGTACTGCGAGAATAATTATgtacag gctcaGGATAAGAAGAAAGCCCTGGAGGAGACCAAAGCCTACACCACTCAGTCCCTGGCCAGTGTGGCGTACCAGATCAATGCCTTAGCCAACAACGTCCTGCAGCTGCTGGACATCCAGGCATCACAGCTGCGCCGAATGGAGTCCTCCATCAATCACATCTCTCAG ACCGTGGACATCCATAAAGAGAAGGTAGCAAGACGAGAGATCGGGATATTGACCACCAACAAGAACACGTCCAGGACTCACAAGATCATCGCCCCCGGCAACATGGAGCGTCCAGTGCGCTACATCCGGAAGCCCATAGACTACACCCTGCTGGATGACGTGGGCCACGGTGTTAAA TGGCTAAAAGCAAAG CAAGGTAACAGCCAGCCGGCCAGGGCTGCAGGGGGCACTTTATCGAGAACCAATCCACCAACACAGAAACCACCAAGCCCCCCCATGGCTGGGAGGGGCACTCTGGG GAGGAACACACCGTATAAGACACTGGAGCCGGTCAAACCTCCCGTGGTGCCGAACGACTACATGACTAGTCCAGCTCGACTCAGCGGTCAGAACAGCCCTGGGCGCACAGCCTCGCTCAATCAGAGACCCAGGACACACAG TGGGAGCAGTGGGGGCAGTGGAGGGCGAGAGAACAGCGGGAACAGCATGGGCATCCCTTTGGCAGTCCCAACACCCTCCCCTCCCAGCATGGCACCAG CGGTTCCCCCAGGTCCAGGTCTAGGTCCGGTCCCGATGTCCCAGTTCGGCACCATCTCGCGGCAGATCTCGAGGCAcaactcctccaccacctcctcctctgctTCCATGGTGTCGGCCACAGGGACGTATCGCCGGGCCCCCTCCAGCTCCGCCCAGTTCTCTGTGTCCCAGCCACATGTCAATGGGGGTCCCACATTCCCCCAGAACACAG CAGTGCCTGTGGCCCAGCCTCCTCCCCCCATGGTGCAGCTAACCCCCCAGATTCCTCTCACTGGCTTTGTGGCCAGGGTTCAGGAGAACA TATCAGACagcccctcccctcccccaccaccactCCCTGAGGACACGCCCATGTTTGAGGAAGCAGCTCCGccccctcccccacctcctGTGGACTATGAAGAAGAGGACGCAGCTCTGGTGCACTATAATGACCCTTATGCTGATGGAGATCCTCACTGGGCCCCCAAGTCCTACATAGAGAAGG tGGTGGCTATCTATGACTACACCAAGGACAAAGACGACGAGCTTTCGTTCATGGAGGGAGCCATCATCTACATCATCAAGAAAAATGATGACGGCTGGTTTGAGGGCGTGTGCAATGGTGTCACTGGCCTTTTCCCCGGAAACTATGTGGAGTCCATCATGCACTACGCAGATTAA
- the abi1b gene encoding abl interactor 1b isoform X3 produces the protein MAELQMLLEEEIPAGKRALLESYQNLSRVAEYCENNYVQAQDKKKALEETKAYTTQSLASVAYQINALANNVLQLLDIQASQLRRMESSINHISQTVDIHKEKVARREIGILTTNKNTSRTHKIIAPGNMERPVRYIRKPIDYTLLDDVGHGVKQGNSQPARAAGGTLSRTNPPTQKPPSPPMAGRGTLGRNTPYKTLEPVKPPVVPNDYMTSPARLSGQNSPGRTASLNQRPRTHSGSSGGSGGRENSGNSMGIPLAVPTPSPPSMAPAVPPGPGLGPVPMSQFGTISRQISRHNSSTTSSSASMVSATGTYRRAPSSSAQFSVSQPHVNGGPTFPQNTAAVPVAQPPPPMVQLTPQIPLTGFVARVQENISDSPSPPPPPLPEDTPMFEEAAPPPPPPPVDYEEEDAALVHYNDPYADGDPHWAPKSYIEKVVAIYDYTKDKDDELSFMEGAIIYIIKKNDDGWFEGVCNGVTGLFPGNYVESIMHYAD, from the exons ATGGCAGAGCTGCAGATGCTGCTGGAGGAGGAGATCCCGGCGGGGAAGAGAGCGCTTCTTGAGAGCTATCAGAATCTGTCCAGGGTCGCGGAGTACTGCGAGAATAATTATgtacag gctcaGGATAAGAAGAAAGCCCTGGAGGAGACCAAAGCCTACACCACTCAGTCCCTGGCCAGTGTGGCGTACCAGATCAATGCCTTAGCCAACAACGTCCTGCAGCTGCTGGACATCCAGGCATCACAGCTGCGCCGAATGGAGTCCTCCATCAATCACATCTCTCAG ACCGTGGACATCCATAAAGAGAAGGTAGCAAGACGAGAGATCGGGATATTGACCACCAACAAGAACACGTCCAGGACTCACAAGATCATCGCCCCCGGCAACATGGAGCGTCCAGTGCGCTACATCCGGAAGCCCATAGACTACACCCTGCTGGATGACGTGGGCCACGGTGTTAAA CAAGGTAACAGCCAGCCGGCCAGGGCTGCAGGGGGCACTTTATCGAGAACCAATCCACCAACACAGAAACCACCAAGCCCCCCCATGGCTGGGAGGGGCACTCTGGG GAGGAACACACCGTATAAGACACTGGAGCCGGTCAAACCTCCCGTGGTGCCGAACGACTACATGACTAGTCCAGCTCGACTCAGCGGTCAGAACAGCCCTGGGCGCACAGCCTCGCTCAATCAGAGACCCAGGACACACAG TGGGAGCAGTGGGGGCAGTGGAGGGCGAGAGAACAGCGGGAACAGCATGGGCATCCCTTTGGCAGTCCCAACACCCTCCCCTCCCAGCATGGCACCAG CGGTTCCCCCAGGTCCAGGTCTAGGTCCGGTCCCGATGTCCCAGTTCGGCACCATCTCGCGGCAGATCTCGAGGCAcaactcctccaccacctcctcctctgctTCCATGGTGTCGGCCACAGGGACGTATCGCCGGGCCCCCTCCAGCTCCGCCCAGTTCTCTGTGTCCCAGCCACATGTCAATGGGGGTCCCACATTCCCCCAGAACACAG CAGCAGTGCCTGTGGCCCAGCCTCCTCCCCCCATGGTGCAGCTAACCCCCCAGATTCCTCTCACTGGCTTTGTGGCCAGGGTTCAGGAGAACA TATCAGACagcccctcccctcccccaccaccactCCCTGAGGACACGCCCATGTTTGAGGAAGCAGCTCCGccccctcccccacctcctGTGGACTATGAAGAAGAGGACGCAGCTCTGGTGCACTATAATGACCCTTATGCTGATGGAGATCCTCACTGGGCCCCCAAGTCCTACATAGAGAAGG tGGTGGCTATCTATGACTACACCAAGGACAAAGACGACGAGCTTTCGTTCATGGAGGGAGCCATCATCTACATCATCAAGAAAAATGATGACGGCTGGTTTGAGGGCGTGTGCAATGGTGTCACTGGCCTTTTCCCCGGAAACTATGTGGAGTCCATCATGCACTACGCAGATTAA